A portion of the Paenibacillus sp. PvR098 genome contains these proteins:
- a CDS encoding DUF1788 domain-containing protein, translating into MANLNSRLDKIIPKIKEDKFIEGRGLGNEISFYVFDYEPEKELLVRDYVAHILREFSYEGSNRRIIEFDLYKLLIEIAKEKRIYDRIPQMEEKQGKDALFKAMANFAKPDIFLQKIKEQIADNNVVFITGVGKVYPFVRSHNILNNLQEILDKIPVIMFFPGKYDGLSLRLFDRFKDDNYYRAFRLVD; encoded by the coding sequence ATGGCGAATTTAAATAGCAGATTGGATAAGATTATCCCAAAGATCAAGGAAGATAAGTTTATTGAGGGTAGAGGGCTGGGGAATGAAATCAGCTTCTACGTGTTTGATTATGAGCCAGAAAAGGAACTGCTTGTTCGGGATTATGTAGCACACATTTTAAGAGAGTTCAGTTATGAGGGTTCTAACCGCAGGATTATTGAGTTTGACCTGTATAAATTGTTAATCGAGATCGCAAAGGAGAAGAGGATCTACGATCGGATCCCCCAAATGGAAGAGAAACAGGGGAAAGATGCTTTATTTAAAGCAATGGCTAACTTCGCCAAGCCTGATATATTTCTTCAAAAAATCAAGGAGCAAATAGCCGATAATAATGTTGTGTTCATCACGGGTGTTGGCAAGGTTTATCCGTTTGTACGTTCTCATAATATATTGAACAATCTTCAAGAAATTCTGGATAAGATCCCTGTGATCATGTTCTTTCCAGGAAAGTATGACGGTTTATCACTTCGCTTGTTTGATCGATTCAAAGATGACAACTACTACAGGGCATTTCGTTTAGTGGATTAA
- a CDS encoding DUF1819 family protein, whose translation MSTELEYSATLTGASFMFYEFKQVVSLRMKGFSEQEIRQKVLLENLFQYQVNASLKRSLPSVLRRVSILDEMLCQMVLEQSLEAGKLINLYAIMKTDRLFFEFVNEVIREKLESNHYLLEKKDLNLYFVSKAEQDTGVGGWTEQTVTKLKNVIQRILLESGVLKDKKTGELSRLLMDDQLKQHLVHIGDIAYVRAMGERG comes from the coding sequence ATGTCTACAGAATTAGAATATAGTGCCACCTTAACTGGGGCTTCATTCATGTTTTATGAATTTAAGCAGGTCGTAAGTCTTAGAATGAAGGGGTTTAGCGAGCAGGAAATAAGGCAAAAGGTTCTTTTAGAAAACCTATTTCAATATCAGGTTAATGCAAGTCTAAAACGTAGCTTGCCCTCGGTATTACGGAGGGTAAGCATCCTTGATGAAATGTTATGTCAAATGGTTTTAGAGCAATCATTGGAAGCGGGGAAGCTCATTAACCTGTATGCCATAATGAAAACGGACAGGCTCTTCTTTGAGTTCGTGAATGAGGTTATCCGTGAGAAGCTTGAATCGAATCATTATTTACTGGAGAAAAAAGATTTGAACCTTTACTTCGTGTCTAAAGCGGAACAGGACACAGGGGTAGGAGGTTGGACAGAACAGACCGTAACAAAGTTAAAAAATGTAATTCAGCGGATATTACTTGAGTCAGGCGTATTAAAAGACAAGAAGACAGGCGAGCTAAGTCGTCTCCTAATGGATGATCAGTTAAAGCAACACTTGGTTCATATTGGAGACATCGCATATGTAAGAGCGATGGGTGAGCGAGGGTAG
- a CDS encoding TIGR04540 family protein: MELKLFYKTQRELAMAINEIIDAYWDDNVSEDLLKKNIANMYKNNPQKILKQAEFTTILKQQCGKRRLEVVERVLTMTGMLEDEKYTEEKAGS, encoded by the coding sequence GTGGAACTAAAGCTTTTCTATAAAACGCAAAGGGAACTCGCCATGGCAATTAACGAAATTATTGATGCCTATTGGGATGATAATGTAAGCGAAGATTTGCTGAAAAAGAACATAGCAAACATGTATAAAAACAATCCACAAAAGATATTGAAACAAGCGGAATTCACCACAATTCTCAAGCAACAATGTGGCAAACGACGGTTGGAGGTTGTTGAACGGGTACTAACAATGACTGGAATGTTAGAGGATGAAAAATACACTGAAGAAAAAGCAGGGAGTTGA
- a CDS encoding helix-turn-helix transcriptional regulator, producing the protein MVDDKKQSNSAISIANEESNSGGGYAIADSFGILIRHYRMKVKDLSLKQLEEMSQVSSSYINRLERGEKTSPSLPVVFSLAESLEIPYSVLMATIFQKAEEHGQPSISDVLIQSNFVLNDQQLSKEARSILIRINEFLVDCKWNAETKVKELYMLSEMLDEFKAAI; encoded by the coding sequence ATGGTAGATGACAAAAAGCAAAGTAATTCGGCCATAAGTATTGCAAATGAGGAGAGCAACAGCGGCGGAGGATATGCTATTGCGGATAGCTTCGGAATTTTGATTCGCCATTACCGTATGAAAGTAAAGGATCTGTCGTTGAAGCAACTCGAAGAGATGAGCCAAGTCTCAAGTTCTTACATCAACAGACTCGAAAGGGGCGAAAAAACGTCACCTTCCTTGCCCGTAGTTTTTTCATTGGCAGAGAGCCTTGAGATCCCGTATTCCGTTCTAATGGCCACTATTTTTCAAAAGGCTGAAGAACATGGACAACCATCAATTTCAGATGTCTTGATCCAAAGCAACTTTGTCCTAAACGATCAACAGTTAAGCAAAGAGGCACGCTCCATTTTGATCCGAATCAACGAGTTTTTGGTGGACTGCAAATGGAATGCCGAGACGAAAGTGAAGGAGTTGTATATGCTTTCTGAAATGCTGGATGAATTTAAAGCGGCAATATAA